From the genome of Fusobacterium varium, one region includes:
- the nagB gene encoding Glucosamine-6-phosphate deaminase, giving the protein MRVIITDKKVGDWAAVYVAKKINEFKPTKEKPFVLGLPTGGTPLEMYKRLIQLNKDGIVSFENVVTFNMDEYVGLTPDNDQSYHYYMFTNFFNHIDIKKENINILNGMAEDYEKECQRYEDKIKSYGGIHLFLGGIGPDGHIAFNEPGSSLTSRTRDKELTMDTIVANARFFGGDINAVPKLALTVGVGTILDAKEVLIMVTGLNKARALHYGVEEGVNHMWTISALQLHRCGIIVSDEAACAELKVGTYRYFKDIEKNNLDTDKLLADLYNAK; this is encoded by the coding sequence ATGAGAGTTATCATCACAGACAAAAAAGTTGGAGATTGGGCTGCAGTATATGTAGCAAAAAAAATTAATGAGTTTAAACCTACAAAAGAAAAACCTTTTGTTTTAGGACTTCCAACTGGTGGAACACCATTAGAAATGTATAAAAGACTTATTCAATTAAATAAAGATGGAATTGTTTCTTTTGAAAATGTAGTCACTTTTAATATGGACGAATATGTAGGACTTACTCCAGATAATGATCAAAGTTATCATTACTACATGTTTACTAATTTCTTTAACCATATAGACATAAAAAAAGAGAATATAAATATACTTAATGGAATGGCTGAAGATTATGAAAAAGAATGTCAAAGATATGAAGATAAAATAAAATCATATGGTGGAATTCATCTATTTTTAGGAGGGATAGGACCAGATGGACATATAGCTTTTAATGAACCTGGATCATCTCTTACTTCAAGAACTAGAGATAAAGAACTTACAATGGATACAATAGTTGCTAATGCCAGATTTTTTGGAGGAGATATAAATGCAGTTCCTAAATTAGCATTAACTGTAGGAGTTGGAACAATACTTGATGCAAAAGAAGTTCTTATTATGGTAACTGGACTTAATAAAGCAAGAGCACTTCACTATGGAGTGGAAGAAGGAGTAAATCATATGTGGACTATTTCTGCTTTACAATTACATAGATGTGGAATAATAGTTTCTGATGAAGCAGCTTGTGCAGAATTAAAAGTAGGAACTTATAGATATTTTAAAGATATAGAAAAAAATAATTTAGACACAGATAAATTATTGGCTGACTTATATAATGCTAAATAG
- the murR gene encoding MurPQ operon repressor, with the protein MGVIIKLNAMKNELTSIEKKIAEYILADPERIKNLNTYEIANNCETSQASIVRFSKKLGFKGFPDFKLSLSQDIGNRKAESHVNIMHEEIKPTDTFEIIGKKVATENTMAVNNTYEITDFKELEKAVKAISDARKIMLAGVGFSGIVAKDFHFKLLELGKETLFEADTHMQLSCLATMNENDVLFVISHSGKTLEVFNLAKAAKNKKIKIITLTSVVQSPIRELGDIKLSTVEMKSDFRATALSPRISQLTVVDMIYIKLMLENEDLQDYIFNAIELVKGFKLS; encoded by the coding sequence ATGGGAGTGATTATCAAATTAAATGCTATGAAAAATGAGCTTACATCTATTGAAAAGAAAATAGCTGAATATATATTAGCTGATCCTGAAAGGATAAAAAATCTCAATACTTATGAGATTGCAAATAACTGTGAAACAAGTCAGGCTTCTATTGTAAGGTTTTCAAAAAAACTTGGATTCAAAGGGTTTCCAGACTTTAAGCTTTCACTTAGTCAAGATATCGGAAATAGAAAAGCTGAATCACATGTGAATATAATGCATGAAGAAATCAAACCTACAGATACTTTTGAAATAATTGGGAAAAAAGTGGCCACTGAAAATACAATGGCTGTAAATAACACTTATGAAATAACTGATTTTAAAGAGTTGGAAAAGGCTGTAAAAGCAATATCTGATGCTAGAAAAATTATGCTTGCAGGAGTAGGGTTTTCAGGTATAGTAGCTAAAGATTTTCACTTTAAATTATTGGAATTAGGAAAAGAAACTTTATTTGAAGCTGATACTCATATGCAGTTGAGTTGTCTGGCTACAATGAATGAAAATGATGTACTTTTTGTAATATCTCACAGTGGAAAAACTTTAGAAGTATTTAACCTTGCAAAAGCTGCAAAGAATAAAAAAATAAAAATAATCACATTAACAAGTGTAGTTCAAAGTCCTATAAGAGAATTGGGAGATATAAAATTAAGTACAGTGGAAATGAAAAGTGATTTCAGAGCAACAGCTTTATCTCCAAGAATATCTCAGTTGACAGTGGTAGATATGATATACATAAAGCTTATGTTGGAAAATGAAGATTTACAAGATTATATTTTCAATGCAATTGAACTTGTAAAAGGGTTTAAGTTAAGCTAA
- a CDS encoding radical SAM protein, with translation MKKVVKILQNISYNIVIHRLTGDGNRDTLIAPLWSLNKRDVLNSIEKEMKMENIYQGGTEI, from the coding sequence GTGAAAAAAGTAGTTAAAATATTGCAAAATATATCGTATAATATAGTTATACATAGACTGACAGGGGACGGAAATAGAGATACATTAATCGCACCACTGTGGAGTCTTAATAAAAGAGATGTTTTAAACAGTATTGAAAAAGAAATGAAAATGGAAAATATATATCAAGGGGGAACTGAAATTTAA
- a CDS encoding (dimethylallyl)adenosine tRNA methylthiotransferase, with translation MNNKKRYNSLDNYFKNTFGEKIYKVSLDGGFTCPNRDGTLSTKGCIFCSESGSGDFAGSRRLSIDEQIEEQLKLIENKFPSGKVIAYFQNFTNTYADIDYLRKIYYEALSHPRVIGLAIATRPDCLGENIIELLSEINNKYFLWVELGLQTINEEVAKIINRQYSLKTYEEAAEKLKSRNIKFVTHIIIGLPGEKENDSLDTALFSEKCGTWGIKIHLLHIIKNTKLETLYKKNELKIQKKMNM, from the coding sequence ATGAATAATAAAAAACGGTATAATTCATTAGATAATTATTTTAAAAATACTTTTGGAGAAAAAATATATAAGGTATCATTAGATGGGGGATTTACTTGTCCAAATAGAGATGGAACTCTAAGTACTAAAGGTTGCATTTTCTGTAGTGAAAGTGGTAGTGGAGATTTTGCTGGAAGTAGGAGATTATCTATTGATGAGCAGATAGAGGAACAACTGAAACTTATTGAAAATAAATTTCCTTCAGGGAAAGTTATAGCATATTTTCAAAATTTTACAAATACATATGCTGATATAGATTATCTAAGAAAAATATATTATGAAGCTCTTTCCCACCCTAGAGTTATAGGGTTGGCTATTGCTACCAGACCAGATTGTCTTGGGGAAAATATAATAGAATTATTGAGTGAAATAAATAACAAATATTTTTTATGGGTAGAACTGGGGCTGCAAACTATAAATGAAGAAGTTGCAAAAATTATCAATAGACAATACTCTTTGAAAACTTATGAAGAAGCAGCTGAAAAACTGAAAAGTAGAAATATAAAATTTGTTACTCATATAATTATAGGTCTTCCAGGAGAAAAGGAAAATGATTCTTTAGATACAGCTCTATTTTCAGAAAAATGTGGAACATGGGGAATAAAAATTCACTTACTTCATATTATTAAAAATACCAAGCTTGAAACCTTATATAAAAAAAATGAATTAAAAATACAAAAAAAGATGAATATGTGA
- a CDS encoding putative DMT superfamily transporter inner membrane protein — protein MNRQLRANFFVGLVALFWGSTYFLTKIGIGMLEPFNLTSLRFATAFLVTALFFRKRVLKVDKVTLKYSIILGILAFISVLTMTIGVKYTSASNAGFLISLSVVMIPLISVIFLKKKIKFKLLVSVILATIGIVLLTLNEQLTINKGDILCIICALAFALQVLVMERIPKNADSVAIGALQLGIVGVMNGIISFTIETFKFPHNLKLWGVIMLLGIFCTAVCYIMQIYALKDTSAIQAGIILSLEPVFSAIFAFVFLGELLSTKGYIGAVLLFISVILAGVI, from the coding sequence ATGAACAGGCAACTAAGAGCAAATTTTTTTGTAGGGTTGGTAGCTTTATTCTGGGGATCAACTTATTTTCTAACCAAGATAGGAATAGGAATGCTTGAACCTTTTAATCTCACTTCATTAAGATTCGCTACAGCATTTCTAGTGACAGCTCTATTTTTCCGTAAGAGAGTATTAAAAGTTGATAAAGTAACTTTAAAATACTCAATTATATTAGGAATACTTGCATTTATCTCAGTACTTACAATGACTATAGGAGTAAAATACACAAGTGCTTCTAATGCAGGTTTTCTTATAAGTCTTTCAGTAGTAATGATTCCATTAATATCTGTAATTTTTTTAAAGAAAAAAATAAAATTTAAGCTGCTAGTAAGTGTTATTTTAGCAACTATCGGAATAGTTCTCCTCACTTTAAATGAGCAATTAACCATTAATAAAGGAGATATCCTGTGCATCATTTGTGCTCTTGCTTTTGCCCTTCAAGTTTTAGTTATGGAAAGGATACCTAAGAATGCTGATTCAGTAGCCATAGGTGCTTTACAGCTTGGAATAGTCGGTGTTATGAATGGAATTATTTCATTTACTATTGAAACTTTTAAATTTCCACATAATCTGAAATTATGGGGAGTAATAATGTTATTGGGAATATTCTGTACAGCCGTTTGCTATATTATGCAGATATATGCTCTTAAAGATACCAGTGCTATACAGGCTGGAATAATACTATCCCTTGAGCCTGTATTTTCAGCAATTTTTGCCTTTGTATTTCTCGGAGAACTTCTTTCTACAAAAGGTTATATAGGAGCAGTCTTATTATTTATAAGTGTTATTTTAGCTGGAGTTATTTAG
- the comB gene encoding Probable 2-phosphosulfolactate phosphatase: MKIDVILTAADIQPEKIKDKIVVIIDVLRATSVMITALANGAKAVYPYKDIESVLENSKKSKSFVLGGERKGLKIEGFDFGNSPLEYTREAVEGKDMFMTTSNGTRAIENSANGSKKLFIAAFLNVESVAEKILKENDDTVIVCSGTDNNFSLDDALCAGEIIKRVKEKNKNVYLTDISLAMKKLAETSISIENTLEGSKHFEYLKTIGFYGDMNHCFTMDMFDIVPEYKNGVITK, from the coding sequence ATGAAAATAGATGTAATTTTAACAGCAGCAGATATTCAACCTGAAAAAATAAAAGATAAAATTGTAGTGATAATAGATGTACTACGTGCAACAAGTGTTATGATAACAGCTCTTGCCAATGGAGCAAAAGCAGTATATCCCTATAAAGATATAGAAAGTGTGTTGGAAAATTCAAAAAAATCTAAATCTTTTGTATTAGGTGGTGAAAGAAAAGGATTAAAAATCGAAGGATTTGATTTTGGAAATTCCCCATTGGAATATACTAGAGAAGCTGTAGAAGGAAAAGATATGTTTATGACAACAAGCAACGGAACAAGAGCTATAGAAAATTCTGCTAATGGTTCTAAAAAATTATTTATAGCAGCTTTTTTAAATGTAGAAAGTGTAGCTGAAAAAATATTGAAAGAAAATGATGATACTGTTATAGTATGCTCAGGTACTGATAATAATTTTTCTCTAGATGATGCCCTATGTGCAGGAGAAATAATAAAAAGAGTAAAAGAAAAAAATAAAAATGTGTATCTTACAGATATCAGTCTTGCTATGAAAAAATTGGCTGAAACATCTATTTCTATCGAAAATACTCTTGAAGGGAGCAAGCATTTTGAATATTTAAAGACAATAGGTTTTTATGGTGATATGAATCATTGTTTCACTATGGATATGTTTGATATTGTTCCAGAATATAAAAATGGAGTTATAACTAAATAA
- the artJ_1 gene encoding ABC transporter arginine-binding protein 1 precursor: MKKLFKSLVMGAMVLSLSVTAFAKEKIYVGTNAEFPPFEYLENGEIKGFDMELVNEIGKILDADIKIVDMAFDGLLPALQMKKVDLVIAGMTANEERMKTVSFTQPYYTASQVIIVKEGNDSIKSFNDLKGKKVGVMLGFTGDMVVSEIEGVKIERFNAAYAGIMALQAGKVEAVVLDSEPAKNYVAQNKGLVLADADAEQEEYAIAVRKNDKALLEKVEKALKEIKENGTYDKLLQKYFN; this comes from the coding sequence ATGAAAAAATTGTTTAAGTCTTTAGTTATGGGAGCAATGGTGTTGTCACTATCAGTAACAGCCTTTGCTAAGGAAAAAATTTATGTAGGAACAAATGCAGAATTTCCACCATTTGAATATCTTGAAAATGGGGAAATAAAAGGATTCGATATGGAACTGGTAAATGAAATAGGAAAAATCTTAGATGCTGATATAAAAATAGTAGATATGGCTTTTGATGGACTTCTTCCTGCACTTCAAATGAAAAAAGTTGATTTGGTAATAGCTGGAATGACTGCTAATGAAGAGAGAATGAAAACTGTATCTTTTACACAGCCTTACTACACTGCAAGTCAGGTAATTATAGTAAAAGAAGGAAATGATTCTATAAAATCTTTTAATGACTTAAAAGGGAAAAAAGTAGGAGTTATGCTTGGGTTTACAGGAGATATGGTAGTCAGTGAAATTGAAGGAGTAAAAATTGAAAGATTCAATGCTGCCTATGCAGGAATAATGGCACTTCAAGCTGGAAAAGTTGAAGCTGTTGTTTTAGATTCTGAACCAGCAAAAAATTATGTTGCACAAAATAAGGGACTGGTTCTGGCAGATGCTGATGCAGAGCAGGAAGAATATGCTATTGCTGTCAGAAAAAATGATAAGGCTCTTTTAGAGAAAGTAGAAAAAGCTCTTAAAGAAATTAAAGAAAATGGAACTTATGATAAACTTCTTCAAAAATATTTTAATTAA
- the artM_2 gene encoding Arginine transport ATP-binding protein ArtM: protein MIKVVNLYKNFGKLEVLKNISAEIHKGDIVAIIGPSGSGKSTFLRCLNRLEEPTDGHIYVKGEDLMAPETDINKVREKVGMVFQHFNLFPHKTVLENLTLSPMKLKGYSQEEADKKAMALLDKVGLREKADAYPNQLSGGQKQRIAIARALAMEPEVMLFDEPTSALDPEMIKEVLDVMRGLAKEGMTMLIVTHEMGFARNVANRLFFMDRGDILEDTTPAELFDNPKHERAKEFLEKVLNK, encoded by the coding sequence GTGATTAAGGTAGTTAATTTGTATAAAAATTTTGGAAAATTAGAAGTATTAAAAAATATAAGTGCAGAAATACATAAAGGGGATATTGTAGCAATAATAGGTCCTTCAGGAAGTGGAAAATCTACTTTTCTTAGATGTCTAAATAGACTTGAAGAACCTACAGATGGACATATTTATGTAAAAGGTGAAGATCTTATGGCTCCAGAAACTGACATAAATAAAGTTCGTGAAAAAGTAGGAATGGTATTTCAGCATTTTAATCTTTTTCCTCACAAGACAGTCTTAGAAAATCTGACTCTTTCACCTATGAAATTAAAAGGATATTCACAGGAGGAAGCAGATAAAAAAGCTATGGCATTATTAGATAAAGTAGGTTTGAGAGAAAAAGCCGATGCTTATCCTAATCAGCTTTCAGGAGGACAAAAACAGAGAATAGCTATAGCAAGAGCTCTCGCTATGGAACCAGAAGTAATGCTCTTTGATGAGCCTACATCTGCTCTTGACCCAGAAATGATTAAAGAGGTTCTTGATGTTATGAGAGGTCTGGCAAAGGAAGGAATGACAATGCTCATAGTAACACATGAAATGGGATTTGCAAGAAATGTTGCAAACAGATTATTTTTTATGGATAGAGGAGATATACTGGAAGATACTACCCCTGCTGAACTATTTGATAATCCGAAACATGAAAGAGCTAAAGAATTTTTAGAGAAAGTCTTGAATAAATAG
- the artQ gene encoding Arginine transport system permease protein ArtQ: protein MEYLALLKDIFLGGNRYMYIVNGLAFSIGTTMLAALIGVILGIFIALMELSHFYPLKHRKGWEKFNPLSSLAFAYVDLIRGTPAVVQLMILANLIFVGALRDTPILVIAGLSFGINSGAYVAEIIRAGIEGLDKGQMEAARALGMPYGIAMKEIIIPQAVKKILPALVSEFITLLKETSIVGFIGGVDLLRSANIITSQTYRGVEPLLAVGLIYLVLTAVFTKFMRGIEKGLKVSD, encoded by the coding sequence ATGGAATATTTAGCATTACTAAAAGATATTTTTTTAGGAGGAAACAGATACATGTATATTGTTAATGGTCTGGCTTTCTCTATTGGAACAACTATGCTGGCAGCATTAATCGGGGTGATACTGGGTATATTTATTGCTCTTATGGAATTGTCGCATTTTTATCCATTAAAACATAGAAAGGGTTGGGAAAAGTTTAATCCTCTGTCATCACTGGCATTTGCATATGTAGACCTTATAAGAGGAACACCAGCTGTGGTACAGCTTATGATTCTTGCTAACCTTATATTTGTAGGAGCATTGAGAGATACACCTATACTTGTCATAGCTGGTCTGTCTTTTGGAATCAACTCTGGTGCATATGTTGCTGAAATAATAAGAGCTGGGATAGAAGGACTTGATAAAGGTCAGATGGAAGCTGCAAGAGCTTTGGGAATGCCTTATGGTATTGCAATGAAGGAAATAATTATTCCTCAGGCTGTAAAGAAAATACTTCCAGCATTGGTAAGTGAATTTATCACTTTGTTGAAAGAAACATCAATAGTTGGATTTATTGGTGGAGTGGACTTGCTGAGATCGGCAAATATTATAACAAGTCAAACATATAGAGGAGTTGAACCTCTATTGGCAGTAGGTTTAATATATCTGGTATTAACAGCAGTATTTACTAAATTCATGAGAGGAATTGAAAAGGGGTTGAAGGTAAGTGATTAA
- the asnA gene encoding Aspartate--ammonia ligase: MSYKSKLDIRQTEVAIKQVKDFFERELAKELNLTRVSAPLFVKPESGLNDNLNGIERPVSFVTKAGDKAEIVHSLAKWKRMALHNYNFNIGEGLYTDMNAIRRDEDTDFIHSYYVDQWDWEKIIAKEDRKEETLKEIVSGIFEVLRKTEDYVVSLYPEIDKKIPEKITFITAQELEDKYPLLTPKEREHAAAKEYGAIFLMKIGGELKSGEKHDGRAPDYDDWELNGDIIINYEPLGIGLELSSMGIRVDEDSLVKQLEIAGCEERKELDYHKRLINRELPYTIGGGIGQSRICMFFLDKLHIGEVQASMWPKEVHEICKKLNIHLL, from the coding sequence ATGAGTTACAAATCAAAACTAGACATCAGGCAGACTGAAGTCGCAATCAAGCAAGTAAAAGATTTCTTTGAAAGGGAATTGGCTAAAGAACTTAATTTAACAAGAGTTTCAGCTCCATTATTCGTTAAACCAGAAAGTGGATTAAATGATAACTTAAATGGAATCGAAAGACCAGTAAGCTTTGTTACAAAAGCTGGAGATAAAGCTGAAATTGTTCACTCTTTAGCAAAATGGAAAAGAATGGCACTTCACAATTATAACTTCAATATAGGAGAAGGACTATACACTGACATGAATGCTATAAGAAGAGATGAAGATACAGACTTCATTCATTCATATTACGTTGACCAATGGGACTGGGAAAAAATAATAGCTAAAGAAGACAGAAAAGAAGAAACTTTGAAAGAAATAGTTTCTGGAATATTTGAAGTATTAAGAAAAACTGAAGATTATGTTGTTTCTTTGTATCCAGAGATAGATAAAAAGATACCTGAAAAAATAACATTCATTACTGCACAGGAACTTGAAGACAAGTATCCTCTTCTTACTCCAAAAGAGAGAGAACATGCAGCTGCTAAAGAATATGGTGCTATATTTCTTATGAAAATAGGAGGAGAACTTAAATCTGGAGAAAAACATGATGGAAGAGCTCCTGACTATGATGACTGGGAATTAAATGGAGATATAATTATAAATTATGAACCTTTAGGAATAGGATTGGAACTTTCATCTATGGGAATAAGAGTAGATGAAGATTCATTGGTTAAACAACTTGAAATAGCTGGCTGTGAAGAAAGAAAAGAGCTGGATTATCACAAAAGACTTATCAATAGAGAGCTTCCATACACTATTGGTGGAGGAATTGGACAATCTCGTATCTGTATGTTCTTCCTTGATAAACTTCATATAGGGGAAGTTCAGGCATCTATGTGGCCAAAAGAAGTTCATGAGATATGTAAAAAATTAAATATTCATCTTCTATAA
- a CDS encoding auxin efflux carrier: MITYILLKQIIIMFMLMGVGAALYKLKYITDQGAKEFGNVLLRIIIPSVIIKSYIVEFTPEKFRDMWMSTGLALLGLLLAMAVSAVVYGKRKPIENFASSYSNAGFIGIPLTQAVFGSEAVFYVAAYVTLLNLFQWTYGVFIMTGETENIKPKNLVTNPMLVSMVIGLVIFLFSIPVHETVVKTIGFLASMNTPVAMLVLGVFLAKADIKDIFLDYKIYPCMAMRLLVIPLITLGVFYFLPVDNTTMVMSVLIAACTSVGGNIAIFAQQYDRNYLLAIKTVCLSTILSIVTIPLFFMVVQMLYM; encoded by the coding sequence GTGATTACTTATATTTTACTAAAACAAATAATAATAATGTTTATGCTCATGGGGGTAGGTGCTGCACTTTATAAATTAAAATACATCACTGATCAGGGAGCAAAGGAATTCGGAAATGTTCTGCTTCGTATAATTATACCAAGTGTCATTATCAAATCATATATAGTTGAATTTACTCCAGAAAAATTTAGAGATATGTGGATGTCAACAGGACTGGCCCTTTTGGGACTTCTTCTGGCTATGGCAGTTTCTGCTGTTGTATATGGAAAAAGAAAACCGATTGAAAATTTTGCTTCATCATATTCAAATGCCGGTTTTATTGGAATTCCTCTTACTCAAGCAGTTTTTGGCAGTGAAGCAGTCTTTTATGTAGCTGCTTATGTTACTCTTTTAAATCTTTTTCAATGGACTTATGGTGTATTTATAATGACTGGAGAAACTGAAAATATAAAGCCTAAGAATCTTGTCACTAATCCAATGCTTGTGAGCATGGTGATAGGACTTGTAATATTTCTTTTCTCTATTCCTGTACATGAAACAGTTGTAAAGACAATCGGCTTTCTTGCTTCAATGAATACTCCTGTTGCTATGCTGGTACTAGGTGTATTTCTTGCCAAAGCTGATATAAAAGATATTTTTCTTGATTATAAAATTTATCCTTGTATGGCTATGAGGCTTTTGGTTATTCCATTGATAACACTAGGTGTATTTTATTTTCTTCCAGTAGATAATACTACAATGGTAATGTCAGTGCTTATTGCTGCTTGTACTTCTGTGGGAGGAAATATAGCAATTTTTGCCCAGCAGTATGACAGAAATTACTTACTTGCTATAAAGACAGTTTGCTTGAGTACTATTCTTTCTATTGTGACAATACCACTGTTTTTTATGGTAGTTCAAATGTTATATATGTAA